Proteins from one Drosophila gunungcola strain Sukarami chromosome 3R, Dgunungcola_SK_2, whole genome shotgun sequence genomic window:
- the LOC128252025 gene encoding uncharacterized protein LOC128252025 isoform X8: MKKRVSMHFVSASLVAPACVCYHSDSTKVPNTPQKLPMSSCLRSPAVFVRQKSFHTLNELTRFCQLKVSPHRGTATSSSSSSTSSPGAQQQRRHSHYAIDDNILPQDKRDSDIDSVRLREKVANPSAGNNNQDNYPTYYPAPLLSTSRWSEQLTQHATVAKIRTAISCHSQDLKEMEFLLPHSRSDAQSNSQSQLCISRHSQPKNAKLRDDHDETGSSELESPPLGDENASANGQLSVHRQPVQLRSKIPGNTPHPRASKMSKKQLKLAQAQLDKLTQSNLHLHALFSAVEHGHLEKARTILESTDVDVNSINNDGLSALDLAVLSNNRSMTRMLLQHGAMEGSQFSVDTIGTKLNGLLKDAESRIHDLSGPEGLCPPMFASRPSISSIIIGNSSASVTGCTGSEVEKQIGIWERRVKGLRRLQLGWDQARPPDAPASVVVDVTGDNSISVQILEPFEGAIGTKFKVQWSTRADFNNIVGESELLEWISFHGTMGAQCHISRLTQGRRYFLRAACGNVKGWGAFRTSVPASVVPSTWRDLDNREDRFVGRHRILDNLFTAVRLARPADVSELTLDPASAQRRNPKKKTTIKQLFSVTSKFQKTLRRGIYFSCIIHCDDKVLVTSEDFPPVIEVDESYPSALHMDYYWLMKVACTWEDVKSLRSDMERNLTSAVHFRTKLLSAVCQMQSALGITDLGQLYYKPLRDAQGTVVLTCVQSVKSQKTVSILNSRWLPVSKLQKKLGALHDDYTINELLISSIGDQLHYQQAALQRLEPGLYLGYLKMQCSMDQIQVVVPVKTPNVLPHCKVRENSHITAEEWQVLHRCTSDPLRLPLDFSSQGGESASGGAATTEVQRLFLYDLTNAMHKLFASMNIKVADATTHRLYDVEVIEHSPDISFLVVCPSAEASCAVPGQSELLLQRDDLACLSIQAFEMIHLRTYQPAIIQKYARLSCILELDTALATHSLREAFSSSELQAAKERLATLQELSASLTIVWKSVRWLMDVVAYARNKNAQPSLAMREILDFAQQRQDESVTTSSAACSASKQLLQLPIRESKSSKTGQGRGSWPGPGTSEDPAQGKSEHSKSEQNLELSAITPVEPAVKHVPTQQQSQQHMQQQQLLQQQQLLQVSTTSEYAGSICSEVSFRKNSGDSVSSTYTSRSFYSAVDSASDGNSTNSVFAMPPSRSDDTLADALRHSQAVAAQRKRTSSNIGSHTNPLITVHGSSSAPYLAGSSASLRSGGHGAFATDLEHKPLKPATKAASSVNLREGGPYLKSTLAELRAVGGEEPVASTSKASSMKSLSRQSSEEDTASCSSLNAEPSPGIIQVYTAYNTGLASGTSLKLHVTSKTTAREVINLVVKQLNMAVVLKGNNGPVYGPEVLENFCLVAVIGARERCLRDDFKPLQLQNPWKKGRLYVRKKHELLAAIEHSNRKSHLI; the protein is encoded by the exons ACAACATATTGCCGCAAGATAAACGTGACAGTGACATCGATAGTGTCAGGCTTCGGGAAAAGGTGGCCAATCCGAGTGCCGGCAATAACAACCAGGACAACTACCCCACCTACTATCCGGCTCCATTGCTGTCCACCAGTCGCTGGTCGGAGCAGCTGACGCAGCATGCAACGGTAGCCAAGATACGCACAGCCATCTCCTGTCACTCCCAGGATCTCAAGGAAATGGAATTCCTTCTGCCCCACTCGCGATCCGATGCGCAGTCCAATTCCCAATCCCAGCTGTGCATTTCAAGGCACTCGCAGCCCAAGAATGCCAAGTTGCGGGATGATCACGACGAGACGGGCTCCTCTGAACTGGAGTCACCACCTCTGGGCGATGAGAATGCCTCGGCGAATGGCCAACTTTCGGTGCACAGGCAGCCGGTACAGCTGCGCAGTAAAATCCCGGGAAATACTCCACATCCGCGGGCCAGCAAAATGTCCAAGAAACAGCTTAAGTTGGCCCAAGCCCAGCTGGACAAGCTGACGCAGAGCAATCTGCATTTGCATG cACTGTTCTCGGCAGTGGAGCATGGCCATCTGGAGAAGGCGCGCACTATTCTCGAGTCAACCGACGTGGATGTAAATAG CATCAACAACGATGGTCTTTCTGCACTGGACTTGGCCGTTCTAAGCAATAATCGCTCCATGACCAGGATGCTGCTCCAGCATGGCGCTATGGAGGGCTCTCAAT TTTCCGTGGACACCATTGGCACCAAGCTGAATGGCTTGCTCAAGGACGCCGAGTCCCGGATTCACGATCTGAGCGGGCCGGAGGGTCTGTGCCCGCCCATGTTCGCATCGCGCCCCTCCATCTCCAGCATCATAATTG GCAATTCCAGCGCCTCGGTTACCGGATGCACGGGCAGCGAGGTGGAGAAACAGATCGGCATTTGGGAGCGACGAGTGAAGGGACTGCGCCGTTTGCAGCTCGGCTGGGATCAGGCCCGGCCACCAGATGCACCCGCCTCCGTGGTCGTTGACGTCACCGGCGACAATTCCATCAGCGTCCAAATCCTAGAGCCCTTCGAGGGGGCCATCGGCACGAAATTCAAAG TTCAATGGTCAACCCGCGCGGATTTCAACAACATTGTGGGCGAGAGTGAGTTGCTGGAATGGATCAGCTTCCATGGCACGATGGGCGCCCAGTGCCACATATCGAGGCTCACCCAGGGTCGTCGCTATTTCTTGCGAGCCGCCTGCGGCAATGTCAAGGGCTGGGGTGCCTTTAGGACCTCGGTGCCAGCCAGTGTAGTGCCCTCAA CTTGGCGGGATTTGGACAATCGGGAGGATCGATTTGTGGGTCGCCACCGCATCCTAGACAATCTGTTTACTGCCGTGCGGCTGGCCAGACCCGCCGATGTCTCCGAGCTGACTTTGGATCCAGCGAGCGCCCAACGGCGCAATCCCAAAAAGAAGACCACCATCAAGCAGCTTTTCTCGGTTACCTCCaagtttcaaaaaactttaagaCG CGGTATATACTTCTCTTGCATTATTCACTGCGATGACAAGGTGCTGGTCACCAGCGAGGACTTTCCGCCGGTCATCGAGGTGGACGAATCCTATCCCAGTGCCCTGCACATGGACTACTACTGGCTGATGAAGGTGGCCTGCACCTGGGAGGATGTGAAGTCTCTGCGCTCGGATATGGAGCGCAATCTCACCTCCGCCGTTCACTTCCGCACCAAGCTCCTGTCGGCCGTCTGCCAAATGCAATCGGCACTGGGCATCACGGATTTGGGTCAGTTGTACTATAAGCCGCTGAGAGATGCCCAAGGCACTGTGGTGCTGACTTGCGTGCAGTCCGTGAAGAGCCAGAAGACCGTGTCCATTCTGAATTCACGATGGCTACCGGTCAGCAAGCTGCAGAAGAAGCTGGGTGCTCTGCACGACGATTACACCATCAACGAGCTGCTCATCTCTTCGATTGGCGATCAGTTGCACTACCAGCAGGCGGCGCTGCAGCGTTTGGAGCCGGGCCTCTACCTGGGCTACCTGAAGATGCAGTGCTCCATGGACCAGATCCAGGTGGTGGTGCCGGTGAAAACGCCGAATGTCCTGCCCCACTGCAAGGTGCGCGAGAACAGTCACATTACGGCCGAGGAGTGGCAGGTGCTCCACCGCTGCACCAGCGATCCGCTTCGCCTCCCGCTGGACTTCAGCTCGCAGGGAGGGGAGTCTGCATCCGGCGGAGCAGCGACCACGGAGGTTCAGCGCCTATTTCTGTACGATCTCACCAATGCAATGCACAAGCTGTTTGCCAGTATGAACATCAAGGTGGCCGATGCAACCACCCACCGCCTGTACGACGTGGAGGTGATTGAGCACAGTCCGGACATCAGTTTCCTAGTGGTCTGTCCATCCGCTGAGGCCTCGTGTGCCGTGCCCGGCCAGTCGGAGTTGCTGCTCCAGAGGGACGATTTGGCCTGCTTGAGTATCCAGGCCTTTGAGATGATCCACCTGCGTACGTATCAGCCGGCCATTATTCAGAAGTATGCCCGCCTATCCTGCATCCTTGAACTGGACACTGCCCTGGCCACACACTCACTGCGCGAGGCCTTCTCCAGCAGCGAACTGCAGGCGGCCAAGGAGCGTTTGGCCACGTTGCAGGAGCTTAGTGCGAGCTTGACGATCGTGTGGAAGAGTGTGCGCTGGTTAATGGACGTGGTGGCATATGCACGAAACAAGAACGCACAGCCCTCGCTGGCGATGCGTGAAATCCTGGACTTTGCCCAGCAGCGACAGGATGAATCGGTGACAACGTCGTCGGCGGCGTGCTCAGCCAGCAAACAGCTGCTCCAGCTGCCCATCCGCGAGAGCAAGTCCTCTAAGACGGGCCAGGGAAGAGGCAGTTGGCCTGGTCCAGGAACCAGCGAAGATCCAGCGCAGGGAAAGTCAGAGCATTCGAAGTCGGAGCAGAATCTAGAATTGAGTGCTATTACGCCGGTAGAGCCTGCAGTCAAACATGTTCCCACACAGCAGCAGTCCCAGCAGCatatgcaacagcagcaacttctccagcaacagcaactttTACAAGTTTCCACGACCAGCGAATATGCCGGCTCCATTTGCTCGGAAGTATCCTTCAGGAAGAACAGTGGCGACTCCGTGAGCTCCACGTACACGTCGCGCAGTTTCTATTCCGCCGTGGACTCAGCCTCGGATGGAAACAGCACGAACAGTGTGTTTGCCATGCCGCCCTCGCGTTCCGATGACACTCTGGCGGATGCACTGCGTCACTCGCAGGCGGTGGCCGCCCAACGCAAGCGAACCAGCTCCAACATCGGATCCCATACCAATCCGCTGATCACGGTGCATGGCTCCAGTTCGGCCCCGTATCTGGCTGGGTCCAGTGCTTCTTTGAGGAGCGGCGGCCACGGAGCCTTCGCCACGGATCTGGAACACAAACCGCTGAAGCCGGCGACAAAAGCAGCCTCTAGCGTTAACCTACGCGAGGGTGGACCGTATTTGAAGAGCACCCTAGCTGAGCTACGAGCGGTGGGTGGCGAGGAACCGGTGGCCAGTACCTCGAAGGCTTCCTCGATGAAGAGCTTGTCGCGGCAGAGCAGCGAGGAGGACACCGCCAGCTGCTCCAGTCTCAATGCCGAACCATCGCCGGGGATTATTCAAGTATATACCGCGTACAACACGGGACTGGCCAGTGGAACCAGCCTGAAGCTGCATGTGACATCCAAGACGACCGCCCGCGAAGTGATCAACCTGGTGGTGAAGCAACTCAACATGGCCGTGGTGCTCAAGGGAAACAATGGGCCCGTCTACGGACCCGAAGTGCTGGAGAACTTCTGCCTGGTGGCTGTGATCGGAGCACGGGAGCGTTGTCTGCGGGATGACTTTAAGCCACTGCAGCTGCAGAATCCCTGGAAGAAGGGGCGTCTGTATGTGCGCAAAAAGCACGAGCTCCTGGCGGCCATCGAGCACTCTAACCGCAAATCGCATTTGATCTGA
- the LOC128252025 gene encoding uncharacterized protein LOC128252025 isoform X11 has product MEFLLPHSRSDAQSNSQSQLCISRHSQPKNAKLRDDHDETGSSELESPPLGDENASANGQLSVHRQPVQLRSKIPGNTPHPRASKMSKKQLKLAQAQLDKLTQSNLHLHALFSAVEHGHLEKARTILESTDVDVNSINNDGLSALDLAVLSNNRSMTRMLLQHGAMEGSQFSVDTIGTKLNGLLKDAESRIHDLSGPEGLCPPMFASRPSISSIIIGEWSSSHMKSALNQHFNLLPAGNSSASVTGCTGSEVEKQIGIWERRVKGLRRLQLGWDQARPPDAPASVVVDVTGDNSISVQILEPFEGAIGTKFKVQWSTRADFNNIVGESELLEWISFHGTMGAQCHISRLTQGRRYFLRAACGNVKGWGAFRTSVPASVVPSTWRDLDNREDRFVGRHRILDNLFTAVRLARPADVSELTLDPASAQRRNPKKKTTIKQLFSVTSKFQKTLRRGIYFSCIIHCDDKVLVTSEDFPPVIEVDESYPSALHMDYYWLMKVACTWEDVKSLRSDMERNLTSAVHFRTKLLSAVCQMQSALGITDLGQLYYKPLRDAQGTVVLTCVQSVKSQKTVSILNSRWLPVSKLQKKLGALHDDYTINELLISSIGDQLHYQQAALQRLEPGLYLGYLKMQCSMDQIQVVVPVKTPNVLPHCKVRENSHITAEEWQVLHRCTSDPLRLPLDFSSQGGESASGGAATTEVQRLFLYDLTNAMHKLFASMNIKVADATTHRLYDVEVIEHSPDISFLVVCPSAEASCAVPGQSELLLQRDDLACLSIQAFEMIHLRTYQPAIIQKYARLSCILELDTALATHSLREAFSSSELQAAKERLATLQELSASLTIVWKSVRWLMDVVAYARNKNAQPSLAMREILDFAQQRQDESVTTSSAACSASKQLLQLPIRESKSSKTGQGRGSWPGPGTSEDPAQGKSEHSKSEQNLELSAITPVEPAVKHVPTQQQSQQHMQQQQLLQQQQLLQVSTTSEYAGSICSEVSFRKNSGDSVSSTYTSRSFYSAVDSASDGNSTNSVFAMPPSRSDDTLADALRHSQAVAAQRKRTSSNIGSHTNPLITVHGSSSAPYLAGSSASLRSGGHGAFATDLEHKPLKPATKAASSVNLREGGPYLKSTLAELRAVGGEEPVASTSKASSMKSLSRQSSEEDTASCSSLNAEPSPGIIQVYTAYNTGLASGTSLKLHVTSKTTAREVINLVVKQLNMAVVLKGNNGPVYGPEVLENFCLVAVIGARERCLRDDFKPLQLQNPWKKGRLYVRKKHELLAAIEHSNRKSHLI; this is encoded by the exons ATGGAATTCCTTCTGCCCCACTCGCGATCCGATGCGCAGTCCAATTCCCAATCCCAGCTGTGCATTTCAAGGCACTCGCAGCCCAAGAATGCCAAGTTGCGGGATGATCACGACGAGACGGGCTCCTCTGAACTGGAGTCACCACCTCTGGGCGATGAGAATGCCTCGGCGAATGGCCAACTTTCGGTGCACAGGCAGCCGGTACAGCTGCGCAGTAAAATCCCGGGAAATACTCCACATCCGCGGGCCAGCAAAATGTCCAAGAAACAGCTTAAGTTGGCCCAAGCCCAGCTGGACAAGCTGACGCAGAGCAATCTGCATTTGCATG cACTGTTCTCGGCAGTGGAGCATGGCCATCTGGAGAAGGCGCGCACTATTCTCGAGTCAACCGACGTGGATGTAAATAG CATCAACAACGATGGTCTTTCTGCACTGGACTTGGCCGTTCTAAGCAATAATCGCTCCATGACCAGGATGCTGCTCCAGCATGGCGCTATGGAGGGCTCTCAAT TTTCCGTGGACACCATTGGCACCAAGCTGAATGGCTTGCTCAAGGACGCCGAGTCCCGGATTCACGATCTGAGCGGGCCGGAGGGTCTGTGCCCGCCCATGTTCGCATCGCGCCCCTCCATCTCCAGCATCATAATTGGTGAGTGGTCATCCAGTCACATGAAGAGTGCACTTAATCAGCATTTCAATCTATTACCCGCAGGCAATTCCAGCGCCTCGGTTACCGGATGCACGGGCAGCGAGGTGGAGAAACAGATCGGCATTTGGGAGCGACGAGTGAAGGGACTGCGCCGTTTGCAGCTCGGCTGGGATCAGGCCCGGCCACCAGATGCACCCGCCTCCGTGGTCGTTGACGTCACCGGCGACAATTCCATCAGCGTCCAAATCCTAGAGCCCTTCGAGGGGGCCATCGGCACGAAATTCAAAG TTCAATGGTCAACCCGCGCGGATTTCAACAACATTGTGGGCGAGAGTGAGTTGCTGGAATGGATCAGCTTCCATGGCACGATGGGCGCCCAGTGCCACATATCGAGGCTCACCCAGGGTCGTCGCTATTTCTTGCGAGCCGCCTGCGGCAATGTCAAGGGCTGGGGTGCCTTTAGGACCTCGGTGCCAGCCAGTGTAGTGCCCTCAA CTTGGCGGGATTTGGACAATCGGGAGGATCGATTTGTGGGTCGCCACCGCATCCTAGACAATCTGTTTACTGCCGTGCGGCTGGCCAGACCCGCCGATGTCTCCGAGCTGACTTTGGATCCAGCGAGCGCCCAACGGCGCAATCCCAAAAAGAAGACCACCATCAAGCAGCTTTTCTCGGTTACCTCCaagtttcaaaaaactttaagaCG CGGTATATACTTCTCTTGCATTATTCACTGCGATGACAAGGTGCTGGTCACCAGCGAGGACTTTCCGCCGGTCATCGAGGTGGACGAATCCTATCCCAGTGCCCTGCACATGGACTACTACTGGCTGATGAAGGTGGCCTGCACCTGGGAGGATGTGAAGTCTCTGCGCTCGGATATGGAGCGCAATCTCACCTCCGCCGTTCACTTCCGCACCAAGCTCCTGTCGGCCGTCTGCCAAATGCAATCGGCACTGGGCATCACGGATTTGGGTCAGTTGTACTATAAGCCGCTGAGAGATGCCCAAGGCACTGTGGTGCTGACTTGCGTGCAGTCCGTGAAGAGCCAGAAGACCGTGTCCATTCTGAATTCACGATGGCTACCGGTCAGCAAGCTGCAGAAGAAGCTGGGTGCTCTGCACGACGATTACACCATCAACGAGCTGCTCATCTCTTCGATTGGCGATCAGTTGCACTACCAGCAGGCGGCGCTGCAGCGTTTGGAGCCGGGCCTCTACCTGGGCTACCTGAAGATGCAGTGCTCCATGGACCAGATCCAGGTGGTGGTGCCGGTGAAAACGCCGAATGTCCTGCCCCACTGCAAGGTGCGCGAGAACAGTCACATTACGGCCGAGGAGTGGCAGGTGCTCCACCGCTGCACCAGCGATCCGCTTCGCCTCCCGCTGGACTTCAGCTCGCAGGGAGGGGAGTCTGCATCCGGCGGAGCAGCGACCACGGAGGTTCAGCGCCTATTTCTGTACGATCTCACCAATGCAATGCACAAGCTGTTTGCCAGTATGAACATCAAGGTGGCCGATGCAACCACCCACCGCCTGTACGACGTGGAGGTGATTGAGCACAGTCCGGACATCAGTTTCCTAGTGGTCTGTCCATCCGCTGAGGCCTCGTGTGCCGTGCCCGGCCAGTCGGAGTTGCTGCTCCAGAGGGACGATTTGGCCTGCTTGAGTATCCAGGCCTTTGAGATGATCCACCTGCGTACGTATCAGCCGGCCATTATTCAGAAGTATGCCCGCCTATCCTGCATCCTTGAACTGGACACTGCCCTGGCCACACACTCACTGCGCGAGGCCTTCTCCAGCAGCGAACTGCAGGCGGCCAAGGAGCGTTTGGCCACGTTGCAGGAGCTTAGTGCGAGCTTGACGATCGTGTGGAAGAGTGTGCGCTGGTTAATGGACGTGGTGGCATATGCACGAAACAAGAACGCACAGCCCTCGCTGGCGATGCGTGAAATCCTGGACTTTGCCCAGCAGCGACAGGATGAATCGGTGACAACGTCGTCGGCGGCGTGCTCAGCCAGCAAACAGCTGCTCCAGCTGCCCATCCGCGAGAGCAAGTCCTCTAAGACGGGCCAGGGAAGAGGCAGTTGGCCTGGTCCAGGAACCAGCGAAGATCCAGCGCAGGGAAAGTCAGAGCATTCGAAGTCGGAGCAGAATCTAGAATTGAGTGCTATTACGCCGGTAGAGCCTGCAGTCAAACATGTTCCCACACAGCAGCAGTCCCAGCAGCatatgcaacagcagcaacttctccagcaacagcaactttTACAAGTTTCCACGACCAGCGAATATGCCGGCTCCATTTGCTCGGAAGTATCCTTCAGGAAGAACAGTGGCGACTCCGTGAGCTCCACGTACACGTCGCGCAGTTTCTATTCCGCCGTGGACTCAGCCTCGGATGGAAACAGCACGAACAGTGTGTTTGCCATGCCGCCCTCGCGTTCCGATGACACTCTGGCGGATGCACTGCGTCACTCGCAGGCGGTGGCCGCCCAACGCAAGCGAACCAGCTCCAACATCGGATCCCATACCAATCCGCTGATCACGGTGCATGGCTCCAGTTCGGCCCCGTATCTGGCTGGGTCCAGTGCTTCTTTGAGGAGCGGCGGCCACGGAGCCTTCGCCACGGATCTGGAACACAAACCGCTGAAGCCGGCGACAAAAGCAGCCTCTAGCGTTAACCTACGCGAGGGTGGACCGTATTTGAAGAGCACCCTAGCTGAGCTACGAGCGGTGGGTGGCGAGGAACCGGTGGCCAGTACCTCGAAGGCTTCCTCGATGAAGAGCTTGTCGCGGCAGAGCAGCGAGGAGGACACCGCCAGCTGCTCCAGTCTCAATGCCGAACCATCGCCGGGGATTATTCAAGTATATACCGCGTACAACACGGGACTGGCCAGTGGAACCAGCCTGAAGCTGCATGTGACATCCAAGACGACCGCCCGCGAAGTGATCAACCTGGTGGTGAAGCAACTCAACATGGCCGTGGTGCTCAAGGGAAACAATGGGCCCGTCTACGGACCCGAAGTGCTGGAGAACTTCTGCCTGGTGGCTGTGATCGGAGCACGGGAGCGTTGTCTGCGGGATGACTTTAAGCCACTGCAGCTGCAGAATCCCTGGAAGAAGGGGCGTCTGTATGTGCGCAAAAAGCACGAGCTCCTGGCGGCCATCGAGCACTCTAACCGCAAATCGCATTTGATCTGA